The Acetomicrobium sp. S15 = DSM 107314 genome has a segment encoding these proteins:
- a CDS encoding baseplate assembly protein, with product MSDITKLPEISFCETDTRIVEAEVIAKYESLSGRSLAAGDPVRLFLESVAAIITQQRVLIDFAAKQNLLAYSSGDYLDHLGILLGVYRLEASAAKTTLRFTLSAPQEREVVIPQGTRATPNGTLFFATSAPAIVLAGNISIDVMAECMEVGSVGNGYIPGQIKKLVDPIPYIESVVNIAETMGGKEQEEDESLRNRIRLAPETFSTAGPYKAYEYWALAAHQDISDVKVYSPVPGQVNICALMQDGELPSQEILSLIDESCSADDKRPLTDYVHIHAPEQIPYTINLTFFVKKSDATISAMIVDAVNQAIQEFILWQKTKLGRDINPSELVRRVIGAGAKRVEIIQPQFKTLNPYQVAKELAIIINYGGIEDD from the coding sequence ATGAGTGATATCACGAAACTTCCGGAAATTTCGTTTTGCGAGACAGACACACGGATTGTTGAAGCGGAGGTTATCGCCAAATATGAATCGCTATCCGGACGAAGCCTGGCAGCCGGAGATCCAGTCCGCCTATTCCTTGAATCGGTTGCGGCAATTATTACCCAGCAGCGGGTATTGATCGATTTCGCGGCGAAGCAGAATCTGCTGGCTTATTCGTCTGGTGACTATTTGGATCATCTTGGAATCCTGTTAGGAGTCTATCGGCTTGAGGCTTCAGCCGCAAAGACAACGCTTAGATTTACATTGTCTGCTCCGCAAGAAAGAGAGGTGGTTATTCCGCAAGGAACCCGAGCAACACCTAATGGAACGCTCTTTTTCGCAACATCAGCACCTGCGATTGTTTTGGCTGGCAATATATCAATTGATGTTATGGCAGAATGTATGGAAGTAGGTTCAGTCGGCAATGGATATATCCCCGGGCAAATTAAAAAACTGGTCGATCCTATCCCTTATATCGAATCAGTTGTGAATATTGCAGAAACTATGGGAGGGAAAGAACAAGAAGAGGATGAATCTTTAAGAAATCGTATAAGATTGGCTCCCGAAACGTTTTCGACGGCGGGACCATATAAAGCGTATGAATACTGGGCTTTAGCTGCACATCAGGACATCAGTGACGTTAAGGTCTATTCGCCGGTACCTGGTCAAGTTAACATCTGCGCGTTAATGCAAGATGGAGAATTACCAAGTCAGGAAATATTATCGCTGATCGATGAGAGCTGTTCTGCCGATGACAAGCGACCTCTAACTGACTATGTGCATATACATGCTCCAGAACAAATCCCATATACTATCAATCTCACATTTTTTGTAAAAAAAAGCGACGCCACGATTTCAGCGATGATAGTAGATGCTGTCAATCAAGCCATACAGGAGTTTATATTATGGCAAAAAACAAAACTCGGGAGGGATATTAATCCCTCTGAATTGGTCCGACGTGTAATTGGTGCAGGCGCAAAAAGGGTCGAAATTATACAGCCGCAATTCAAAACACTTAATCCTTACCAGGTCGCCAAAGAATTAGCGATAATCATAAATTATGGCGGGATCGAAGATGACTGA
- a CDS encoding GPW/gp25 family protein, producing the protein MLQNVRTILTTIRGSVPLDREFGIDGTLIDQPTPVARAKLTGEIVAALNQYEPRVKVVKVTFTEDGDGRLIPSIRVRIDE; encoded by the coding sequence GTGTTACAGAACGTAAGGACGATACTAACGACCATCCGGGGATCGGTGCCGCTTGATAGAGAATTTGGCATTGACGGCACGCTCATTGACCAGCCGACTCCCGTGGCGCGTGCCAAACTGACTGGCGAGATTGTGGCGGCTCTGAATCAATATGAGCCACGTGTAAAGGTGGTGAAAGTAACATTCACAGAAGACGGAGACGGACGGCTCATTCCGTCGATAAGGGTGAGGATCGATGAGTGA
- a CDS encoding phage tail protein, whose translation MIGTLGPVVFETSSDKVRTFFDFVRSGEAKYGEHSRIGEKDLLEFLGPGLDTVKFSMRFNVALGVNPRQEIQKLRELRDSGAVETLILAGAPLGNFVVMALEETWSRIDNLGNLLVADIAITAKEYIDGTISSS comes from the coding sequence ATGATAGGAACCCTTGGGCCTGTAGTATTCGAGACCTCGTCAGATAAGGTGCGAACATTTTTCGATTTCGTCAGATCTGGGGAAGCGAAATATGGCGAGCATAGCCGGATAGGGGAAAAGGATCTTCTGGAATTTCTTGGGCCAGGACTGGATACCGTCAAGTTTTCTATGAGATTCAATGTAGCATTGGGTGTTAATCCACGGCAGGAGATACAAAAGCTGCGGGAATTGCGAGATTCCGGAGCTGTCGAAACATTGATTCTGGCCGGCGCACCTTTGGGGAATTTTGTTGTAATGGCCCTGGAGGAAACATGGAGTCGCATTGACAACCTCGGAAATCTGCTGGTTGCTGATATCGCTATCACGGCAAAGGAGTATATCGATGGAACAATTAGTTCGAGCTGA
- a CDS encoding PAAR domain-containing protein produces MPAVARLGDICTGHGCWPPRPSIEGSLNVFVNDIPVHRQSDAWGPHTCPDIPETHGSVLAEGWPTVFVNNLEVGYIGAPVACGSFIATGSPDVFVGE; encoded by the coding sequence ATGCCGGCAGTTGCACGACTGGGAGATATATGCACGGGTCACGGCTGCTGGCCGCCGCGCCCCTCGATTGAAGGATCTCTGAATGTATTTGTCAATGATATTCCAGTGCATCGTCAGAGTGACGCCTGGGGACCTCACACTTGTCCTGATATTCCGGAAACTCATGGTTCGGTCCTGGCGGAAGGGTGGCCTACAGTGTTTGTGAACAATTTGGAGGTGGGATATATCGGGGCGCCAGTGGCATGCGGCTCTTTTATCGCGACTGGGAGTCCTGATGTTTTTGTAGGGGAGTGA
- a CDS encoding phage baseplate assembly protein V, which translates to MIRIGIVSSIDAEKGTARVIFDDLDNLVSYNLPILFPATLKNKAYHMLDIGEHVVCAFLDNGLEKGVILGAIYSGPDAVPIADSNIWHLSIPGGAAIEINRATHELVIVDSFGSRIVFREGDILIKAAKNIHINPSDAPIPSHLNNIFE; encoded by the coding sequence GTGATACGAATTGGAATAGTTAGCAGTATAGACGCCGAAAAGGGAACGGCGCGTGTCATCTTTGATGATCTGGATAACCTTGTCTCATATAACCTTCCTATACTCTTTCCGGCAACACTCAAGAACAAGGCATATCACATGCTGGACATTGGAGAGCATGTAGTTTGCGCCTTCTTGGATAACGGCTTGGAAAAGGGGGTCATTTTGGGCGCGATATACAGCGGGCCGGACGCCGTTCCCATTGCGGATAGCAATATCTGGCACCTGTCCATTCCCGGTGGGGCCGCGATTGAAATCAACAGAGCGACTCATGAGCTCGTCATAGTTGATTCGTTCGGGTCGCGAATTGTTTTTCGAGAAGGCGATATTCTGATCAAAGCAGCCAAAAATATCCATATTAATCCGTCGGACGCACCGATCCCTTCTCATCTTAACAATATATTCGAATAG
- a CDS encoding phage late control D family protein: MKARRAKVTLIYEGVDISADVAPFLLSFSFSDHAEDKADDLQVTFQDREGLWKRDWYPSKGATMVAAIETKEWEGSLSRLPCGTFSIDEIDASGSPDTVTLKGVPELVKTSLRRERKTKAWEDISLSKIASEIAGIAGVELFYDVDEDPQYSRRDQREQTDLAFLRNLCDDAGLSLKLSNGRLVIFDAEKYEAMPPVATIKKGDISRYSFSSKSADIYKSCTVKYHDAEKKELLSYTHVPDPEPEVGQELQIRRRVESLANAESLARKELRKANRHEVTGSMTTAGNVLLSAGLNVTVSGFGRFDGTYHVEKAVHSVSSGSGYETSIDIRRILGY; this comes from the coding sequence ATGAAAGCAAGGCGGGCAAAGGTGACCCTGATTTATGAGGGCGTCGACATCTCAGCAGATGTGGCGCCCTTTTTGTTGTCCTTTTCTTTTTCGGATCATGCCGAAGATAAGGCTGATGATCTTCAGGTGACATTTCAAGACCGTGAAGGATTATGGAAAAGAGATTGGTATCCATCAAAAGGAGCAACAATGGTTGCGGCGATCGAAACGAAGGAATGGGAAGGCTCCTTGAGCCGCCTTCCTTGTGGAACCTTTTCGATTGACGAGATAGACGCTTCCGGATCTCCTGACACAGTGACGCTTAAGGGAGTGCCGGAGCTGGTGAAGACATCTCTCAGGCGGGAAAGGAAGACCAAAGCCTGGGAGGATATTTCGCTTTCTAAGATCGCCAGTGAGATTGCCGGAATCGCGGGTGTGGAATTGTTCTATGACGTCGATGAAGATCCTCAATATTCTCGTCGAGATCAACGAGAGCAGACGGACTTGGCATTTTTGAGGAATCTTTGCGATGATGCCGGATTGTCGTTGAAACTATCCAATGGCAGGCTGGTCATTTTTGATGCCGAAAAATATGAAGCTATGCCTCCTGTGGCGACGATTAAAAAAGGCGATATAAGCCGGTACTCATTCTCGAGCAAGTCGGCTGATATTTATAAGTCCTGTACTGTCAAGTATCACGATGCGGAAAAGAAAGAACTCCTATCTTACACTCACGTGCCAGATCCGGAACCAGAAGTGGGACAGGAACTGCAGATCCGCCGGCGAGTAGAATCTCTTGCTAATGCGGAATCCCTGGCCAGAAAAGAGCTCCGTAAAGCGAATCGCCACGAAGTAACCGGCAGCATGACAACGGCTGGCAATGTTCTATTGTCCGCGGGATTAAACGTGACCGTTTCCGGATTCGGAAGATTTGACGGGACCTATCATGTTGAAAAAGCAGTGCATTCGGTGAGCTCAGGTTCCGGTTATGAAACATCAATCGATATACGGAGAATCCTTGGCTATTAG
- a CDS encoding tail protein X: MSKLITTIQGDMWDNVAKRVWGTEKMMHILIAANPSYRHILVFPAGISLVIPDIDIEPISAPPPWRR; the protein is encoded by the coding sequence TTGAGTAAATTAATAACAACGATCCAGGGTGACATGTGGGATAACGTCGCTAAAAGGGTCTGGGGTACTGAAAAAATGATGCATATACTTATCGCAGCCAACCCATCATATCGTCACATCCTGGTATTCCCTGCAGGGATCTCATTGGTCATTCCAGATATAGATATAGAACCGATATCGGCCCCTCCTCCATGGAGGCGATAG
- a CDS encoding phage tail tape measure protein, with amino-acid sequence MAGKIFQIAFEIGGKLQPGFSKSILNASSNLHQLDKQISGLGKIKSDITAFKRLQGDIEGTKTSLAAAREEVRRLGTQMKSTDKPTKAMQQAFGAAQKQVNQLENKLYSQRSELKELSAELRKAGVSTRNFAKAQEELDKRIARAQVLSGKIQANQAAQAANLQQRQAYRSRMLGAAALVGTLAAPVYAAMKTQEAEIKLSTVINADDKEKAMKEARSVAEQMAKSGLTGLEEGYNIQYALNSAGLDAEAARTAALVVAKVAKVTAGVPEQVGEVIATTYNNLGNQLSGNTQEKMSRLGDLLTKVQFKYQIRDFGQLGESLKEGAAGMANYNVNLEQGVMLLGQLNSAGLQGSQAGTALNAVLRQMSKAQEAWGIEIQRNDDGQLDMIATLREIESALEGLDFDERAQEIQKVFGDEGAKGIVPLLNKLNELPGALNDVSEGSRGLVDEEVKKFLKSAKAQLDALQGSVVVLASSLGRVLLPGIASVAGSVAKGVSAIADLTERFPKITKVIVGAVSALALMKVGMIGLGYGWTFVKGGFLAATGIFYNLRAALLLATGGQKALVAAQLEGTAAAKAVTRAQMLWNKVVGMFNVTKHAIAIGLLRAKTLAMAAAQKIAAAAQWAFNAAMSANPIGLVIASIAALIVIGVVLYKKWDVVSVRIAGAWDWIKEKASSVVGWFGGIPEMIANALAGVGEIIWGPFKGALDKIAGFPDKIKGIWQGIKNVITGNSDVEKVNGSPRYQSGTKPSKHGRFARGGVVSNPTLGIFGEAGKEYLIPVTSPNDKLGRELWAAAGQDLGILDLAREGFLTNSMSATNRNEIRVSYSPTIQVTTSGNPQEMAVVIDKTLKDDLDAFMAKLQQALNQERRLALE; translated from the coding sequence GTGGCAGGTAAGATCTTTCAGATAGCATTTGAAATTGGCGGGAAATTGCAACCTGGTTTCAGTAAGTCAATCCTCAATGCGTCGTCCAACCTTCATCAATTGGATAAACAGATATCAGGACTCGGAAAGATAAAAAGCGATATTACAGCCTTTAAGAGGTTACAGGGAGATATCGAGGGGACAAAGACATCTTTGGCAGCTGCGCGCGAAGAAGTGCGGCGTCTGGGCACGCAGATGAAATCGACAGATAAGCCCACGAAGGCTATGCAGCAAGCCTTTGGAGCCGCGCAAAAGCAAGTCAACCAGCTTGAAAACAAATTGTATTCACAGAGGTCGGAATTGAAAGAATTATCTGCAGAGCTTCGTAAGGCCGGTGTTTCGACGCGAAATTTTGCGAAAGCCCAAGAGGAGCTTGATAAAAGGATCGCGAGAGCTCAGGTGTTGAGCGGAAAGATACAGGCAAATCAAGCGGCGCAAGCAGCAAACCTGCAACAGCGACAGGCATACCGCAGCAGGATGCTGGGAGCTGCGGCGCTTGTGGGTACCCTCGCGGCACCTGTCTATGCTGCTATGAAAACACAAGAGGCAGAAATCAAGCTGTCAACGGTCATTAACGCAGATGACAAAGAAAAAGCAATGAAAGAAGCCCGATCGGTGGCCGAACAAATGGCAAAATCTGGGCTGACCGGGCTTGAAGAAGGATATAACATCCAATATGCGCTCAACAGTGCAGGTCTCGATGCTGAAGCGGCACGGACTGCTGCGTTAGTGGTTGCGAAGGTTGCGAAGGTAACGGCCGGTGTTCCTGAACAGGTTGGCGAGGTCATAGCAACGACATACAACAACTTGGGGAATCAGTTAAGCGGAAACACTCAAGAAAAGATGAGTCGCCTGGGGGATCTTCTGACGAAGGTCCAGTTCAAATACCAGATCAGGGATTTTGGCCAGCTGGGCGAGTCGCTCAAGGAAGGCGCCGCTGGTATGGCGAACTATAACGTAAACCTCGAACAGGGTGTCATGCTCTTGGGGCAACTAAATAGCGCAGGCCTCCAGGGTAGTCAGGCCGGTACCGCCCTGAATGCGGTATTAAGACAAATGTCGAAAGCTCAGGAAGCCTGGGGAATCGAAATTCAGAGGAACGATGACGGTCAGCTCGATATGATAGCCACGCTTCGAGAAATAGAGTCAGCACTTGAAGGTCTTGATTTCGATGAACGCGCCCAAGAGATACAGAAAGTCTTTGGAGATGAAGGAGCAAAAGGTATCGTTCCGCTGCTTAACAAATTGAATGAACTGCCCGGGGCCCTTAATGATGTTTCGGAAGGCTCTCGCGGACTCGTGGATGAAGAAGTCAAGAAGTTCCTCAAAAGCGCGAAGGCCCAGCTCGATGCCTTGCAAGGATCCGTAGTAGTTCTGGCGTCCAGTCTGGGGCGGGTCCTTTTGCCTGGAATCGCAAGTGTAGCCGGATCCGTAGCGAAAGGTGTTTCTGCCATCGCAGACTTGACAGAACGCTTTCCGAAGATAACGAAAGTCATCGTCGGAGCTGTTTCGGCTCTGGCTCTTATGAAAGTCGGCATGATCGGCCTTGGGTATGGATGGACCTTTGTGAAGGGTGGATTTCTGGCGGCGACTGGGATTTTCTATAACTTACGGGCAGCCTTATTGCTTGCTACCGGCGGCCAAAAAGCCCTCGTGGCAGCTCAGCTCGAAGGTACGGCAGCGGCCAAAGCAGTGACAAGGGCACAAATGTTATGGAATAAAGTTGTCGGCATGTTTAATGTCACAAAGCATGCTATAGCCATAGGCCTATTGAGGGCTAAAACATTGGCAATGGCTGCGGCCCAAAAGATTGCGGCTGCGGCCCAATGGGCATTTAACGCAGCCATGTCGGCAAACCCGATAGGATTGGTAATCGCAAGCATTGCAGCTCTCATAGTCATAGGAGTCGTTCTATATAAAAAATGGGATGTCGTGTCGGTTCGGATCGCAGGAGCCTGGGATTGGATCAAGGAGAAGGCCTCCAGTGTCGTGGGCTGGTTCGGTGGAATTCCAGAGATGATAGCTAATGCCCTCGCAGGCGTAGGAGAGATCATCTGGGGTCCATTCAAGGGTGCTCTCGACAAAATAGCCGGATTCCCTGATAAGATCAAGGGGATTTGGCAAGGCATAAAGAATGTGATCACAGGGAATTCTGATGTAGAAAAGGTCAATGGTTCCCCAAGATATCAGAGCGGCACAAAACCGAGCAAACACGGGCGTTTTGCACGTGGAGGCGTGGTATCAAACCCTACTTTAGGAATTTTTGGAGAGGCAGGAAAAGAATATCTAATCCCCGTCACATCTCCTAATGATAAGCTTGGGCGTGAATTGTGGGCCGCCGCCGGGCAAGATCTCGGCATTCTGGATCTGGCGCGCGAAGGCTTTCTCACAAATTCGATGTCGGCCACAAATAGGAATGAAATTCGAGTCAGTTATTCTCCTACGATTCAGGTGACCACCTCTGGGAATCCCCAAGAGATGGCAGTTGTAATAGATAAAACGCTGAAGGATGATCTGGATGCATTCATGGCCAAGCTCCAGCAAGCTCTAAACCAGGAAAGGAGGCTGGCGCTTGAGTAA
- a CDS encoding phage major tail tube protein encodes MNNIPEKLINFRVYLDGTDLLGVADVDLPNLEGLTDTVRGAGIAGEIDSPALGHYSPMTLGLNWRTVTGPVTQLAAPKAHHLDLRGSIQFYDAGTGEYNTKSLKVVVKAVPKTTNLGKLDVAKSGDVANEFSINYIKVWFDDKESVEIDPFNFIARVNGEDYLASVRRDLGLV; translated from the coding sequence ATGAATAACATACCAGAAAAGTTGATAAATTTCCGGGTTTATCTGGATGGAACAGATCTTCTCGGGGTGGCAGACGTGGACCTACCAAACCTCGAGGGCTTGACCGACACTGTCAGGGGTGCAGGAATTGCTGGCGAAATAGATAGTCCGGCATTGGGACATTACTCTCCAATGACCTTAGGTCTCAACTGGCGGACAGTTACTGGACCCGTTACGCAACTCGCGGCTCCCAAAGCCCATCATCTTGACCTCAGGGGTTCTATCCAATTCTATGATGCCGGCACCGGGGAATATAATACAAAGTCGCTCAAAGTGGTTGTGAAGGCCGTACCAAAAACCACCAATCTCGGGAAACTCGATGTTGCAAAATCAGGCGATGTGGCGAACGAGTTCAGCATCAATTACATTAAAGTATGGTTTGATGACAAGGAGTCTGTCGAAATAGATCCGTTCAACTTCATTGCCAGGGTTAACGGAGAGGACTACCTGGCGTCAGTTCGCAGAGACCTCGGACTGGTTTAG
- a CDS encoding phage tail sheath family protein, producing the protein MTYFHGVRFSEIPTSVIPPVRLDSPAVVVGTAPIHMSKDGVGKTNSLVLCYTLQDAVNALGYSSNWADYTLCEAMYTFFQLYSVAPVVFINVLDPAEHKESVSSESVSLDADGKAVLASEGILAGTVVVKDAVDVATYIEDLDYILSFSDDEKLVITRTPDSTIPVEGDLNVSYDKLMPSMVTASDIVGGYNATTGKYSGIELIEQVYPSLRLIPGTLLAPGWSHFPEVAAIMGAKVDGINGVFKAMTLADVPVDSVATYSEVPDWKNQNNYMQENLICCWPKVKLGSSVYHMSTHVAALMMHTDGDHEGIPYVSPSNQGFQADGLTIAGLNESDEVNLTLSQANYLNSQGVVTGLNFVGGWRCWGNRTACYPAVTDTKDAFIPVKRMFFWKGNQLVLTYWQKVDAPTNIRLIQTIVDSENINLNGLAARGILVGEKNRVEFRSEDNPVTDLLDGIIRFRLFMTPPIPARDIEWELEFDVSNLESLFV; encoded by the coding sequence ATGACTTATTTTCACGGGGTTCGATTCTCTGAAATCCCTACCTCGGTGATTCCTCCTGTCCGGCTCGACTCGCCGGCGGTGGTTGTTGGGACCGCGCCCATCCATATGAGCAAGGATGGCGTTGGCAAGACCAACTCGCTGGTCCTGTGTTATACGCTACAGGACGCGGTGAATGCGCTGGGGTATTCGTCTAATTGGGCGGACTACACGCTGTGCGAGGCGATGTACACGTTTTTCCAATTATACAGCGTTGCGCCCGTGGTGTTCATAAATGTGCTGGATCCGGCTGAACATAAGGAATCCGTGTCGAGTGAATCTGTGTCGCTCGATGCCGATGGTAAAGCGGTTCTGGCTTCGGAGGGAATTCTCGCCGGTACAGTAGTTGTAAAGGACGCGGTGGATGTCGCAACTTATATAGAGGATTTGGATTATATTCTGTCTTTTAGCGATGATGAAAAACTTGTCATAACACGCACGCCGGACAGCACGATTCCTGTAGAAGGGGATCTCAATGTGTCTTATGACAAATTAATGCCATCGATGGTGACGGCATCGGATATCGTCGGAGGCTATAATGCCACAACCGGGAAATATAGCGGCATAGAACTGATCGAGCAGGTATATCCATCGTTGCGTCTTATTCCTGGCACGCTGCTCGCGCCCGGCTGGAGTCACTTTCCCGAAGTAGCGGCGATCATGGGCGCCAAGGTGGACGGCATTAACGGAGTATTCAAAGCAATGACGCTTGCTGACGTTCCTGTCGATTCCGTGGCAACATATTCAGAGGTTCCAGATTGGAAGAACCAGAACAACTATATGCAGGAGAACCTTATCTGTTGCTGGCCCAAGGTCAAGCTGGGATCGTCCGTCTATCATATGAGTACCCATGTGGCCGCACTGATGATGCATACTGACGGAGATCATGAGGGAATACCCTACGTCTCTCCGTCAAATCAGGGGTTTCAGGCCGATGGCCTTACAATAGCCGGCCTCAACGAATCCGATGAGGTAAACCTTACATTGTCACAGGCTAACTATCTCAACAGCCAGGGCGTCGTGACGGGTCTTAATTTCGTTGGTGGCTGGCGGTGTTGGGGCAACAGAACAGCATGCTATCCAGCCGTTACCGATACAAAGGACGCGTTCATTCCAGTAAAACGGATGTTCTTTTGGAAGGGCAACCAGTTGGTATTGACATACTGGCAGAAGGTCGATGCTCCGACGAATATCAGGCTAATCCAAACCATTGTGGATAGCGAGAACATCAATCTCAATGGACTTGCCGCGAGGGGAATCCTCGTTGGGGAGAAGAACCGTGTCGAATTCAGGTCCGAGGATAATCCGGTTACGGATCTTTTGGATGGCATCATCAGATTCCGCTTATTTATGACCCCGCCTATCCCGGCCCGAGACATCGAATGGGAGCTCGAGTTCGACGTATCAAATCTCGAGAGCCTCTTCGTTTAG
- a CDS encoding phage tail protein, protein MTGPRSGKGDVVLWSSSSHYEDIKRAQGILASVNGNIDMVLSRAINKAVQGVKAEAVRQTTGEYHVKTYEVRQHIEEKKASQHRLQASIVVSGRPIAMSKFKISPRTVPKQAGVKVKDRKKISVTIKRSGPTTQYKHAFLARFRSGHIGLVERTNETTIRGKAKLSQLYSLSIPQMVGRPQTITRLKEVSDERLMQELRRQVDLMLKKGGK, encoded by the coding sequence ATGACGGGCCCCAGGTCAGGAAAAGGAGATGTCGTACTGTGGTCTTCCTCGTCCCATTACGAAGATATAAAGCGAGCGCAGGGGATTCTGGCATCCGTCAATGGGAATATCGATATGGTGCTATCTCGGGCGATAAATAAAGCGGTGCAAGGCGTAAAGGCCGAGGCAGTTCGTCAAACGACTGGGGAATATCATGTAAAGACATACGAAGTTCGTCAGCATATCGAGGAGAAGAAGGCAAGCCAGCATAGGCTCCAGGCATCGATTGTTGTCAGCGGTCGACCCATAGCAATGTCTAAATTCAAAATTTCACCGAGAACGGTTCCTAAACAGGCTGGGGTTAAAGTAAAAGATCGCAAAAAAATATCAGTAACTATCAAGCGATCGGGACCTACTACGCAATACAAACATGCCTTTCTGGCGAGATTTAGATCAGGTCATATTGGGCTTGTGGAACGCACAAATGAAACTACTATTCGTGGCAAAGCCAAACTCTCTCAGCTATATTCGCTTTCTATTCCGCAAATGGTTGGCCGTCCTCAAACAATCACGAGACTTAAAGAAGTCTCCGACGAACGACTCATGCAAGAGTTGAGACGCCAGGTCGACTTAATGTTGAAGAAGGGGGGCAAATAA
- a CDS encoding major capsid protein, producing the protein MAIDLFETRTMLQMLEEMKPARTFLKERFFSNMRTFDTEYVDIDIIKGKRRMAPFVSPVIGGKTVERLGYKTETYKPVLVAPDMITTAEDLLKRAPGSNLYERQSPEERAAEQMGRDMAELDEMITRREEWMVAQALFTGSIRMTGEGVDQSVNFGLTNTEILEGTSIWSDKSNSDPLKDLRGWRREILKSSGVNPDTLILGSDVVDAFLGHPIVKEDLSTRRVDLGVIDPTQMPGGVTYLGYLKDVGLDLFSYDEWYLDDNGVEQPMVPTNKVLIGSTQARTDMLYGAVLDVEIGAIDLPRVPRTWVQKKPSARFLQLSSRPLPVPVQIDAFFVATVLP; encoded by the coding sequence ATGGCTATCGATCTTTTTGAAACTCGCACGATGCTTCAGATGCTGGAGGAAATGAAGCCAGCCAGAACCTTCCTAAAGGAGCGCTTTTTCTCCAATATGCGGACATTCGATACGGAATATGTCGATATCGACATTATTAAGGGAAAGCGCAGGATGGCGCCCTTTGTCTCCCCCGTCATCGGCGGAAAGACTGTTGAGCGGCTCGGCTATAAGACCGAAACGTACAAACCGGTGCTGGTGGCTCCGGATATGATCACGACCGCTGAGGATCTATTGAAACGAGCTCCCGGATCCAACCTGTATGAACGGCAGAGTCCGGAAGAGCGAGCGGCCGAACAAATGGGAAGAGATATGGCAGAACTCGATGAGATGATCACGCGCAGGGAAGAATGGATGGTCGCTCAGGCTCTGTTCACGGGTTCAATTAGGATGACTGGCGAAGGTGTCGATCAATCGGTGAATTTCGGCTTGACCAATACTGAAATCCTTGAAGGCACGAGTATTTGGAGTGACAAGAGTAACTCGGATCCACTGAAGGATCTTCGTGGATGGCGTCGCGAAATCCTGAAATCGAGCGGCGTCAATCCTGACACGCTGATCCTCGGTTCGGATGTTGTAGATGCCTTCCTTGGCCACCCAATAGTGAAAGAAGACTTATCCACGAGACGGGTTGATCTTGGTGTCATAGATCCAACTCAAATGCCTGGAGGCGTGACCTATCTTGGATATTTGAAAGACGTCGGTTTAGACCTCTTTTCCTATGATGAATGGTATCTGGATGATAATGGCGTGGAACAGCCCATGGTCCCAACTAATAAGGTCTTGATAGGATCCACTCAAGCCAGGACCGATATGCTTTACGGAGCTGTTTTGGATGTAGAAATCGGCGCTATAGACCTTCCGAGGGTGCCCCGTACATGGGTGCAGAAGAAACCGAGCGCCAGGTTCCTGCAGCTATCTTCCAGGCCGTTGCCTGTCCCTGTGCAGATCGATGCCTTTTTCGTGGCGACCGTGCTTCCATAG